Genomic window (Manduca sexta isolate Smith_Timp_Sample1 chromosome 26, JHU_Msex_v1.0, whole genome shotgun sequence):
AATACGATGACGTCTGTTTCAAACACGAAGTACCGTACAAGTACTATGTTTGgggtttgaaagacattataGTTCGGGTAATCACTGGTCATTATGGGACGGGACAACTTAATGTTTTAGGGTAATGAATATTGCAAcactacgtaataaataaaaagcgtaATGCCAAATAAAAAGTTGTATGTGATGTTAATATTTATCAGGGATTGCGGGTTTTAAATTACGTACTAATTGAAGTCGATATACAACAAAAATTGAATTAATCACATAAATAGTCACATAAAGaagtataaataaactttaaataaaagtagACCAATGTGTTTGTCTAGGTAATGATCTCACTTTAAGCTAATTATCATTATTCTCTACATCCTTACCCACACCAATTGTCTTtcatttgcaaataaaattattataatcagtgaTGCGCCATTTTATTATCGCAATGCGCATTCTATCATTCGATTGATATATGCactttaagtacttattattatacctatttattagtTAGCAATCAAGTAATTCCAAGCTATACTGAAACTATCAAAATGCTCCAGATTTTTATTGTTCTGGACTATAGCTTGCCCCTTGTCCGCGGCGCGGTTTGTCACATAGTTGTGTTGTGACGTCATTCATAAGcaaattatgttacaaaatacGATATGTTACACGTTCTGGTAATTGAATTCAGAACATCTCGACGCCAGTCATCCACAACGTTTTACGAGTATGCAGTGCGACGAGTGACGCATTACAAATACTTTCATTCTTTGTTTCAGCCAACATAGTATTGATAAATAACCAAATGCACTACATAACTTATTACTAAACTTCACAATCCACTGACAAGAGATGAATACGCCGTTTTATTAGTCGACTATGGCGCAAATTACGTGATCTGGACAATTGTTCATCATAACAGAAACTGAGGCATGCGCATGACTCAAGACTATCTCATCAGTCGATCACACTAATCATTGCGCATAAcacgttaaaataaataattatatttacttattaaataagcCGTTAAgaggttttataaatatgaccACAGTATTTACTAGTAGTACTAGTACCCATGTGTATGATCTATCTAGGTACCAAACATAACTATGGTAGGTATGTGATAGCTAATGCAATATATGTTTGATACCATTTCTATCAAAATTGAGCCCTAAATTTCTCAGAAACATTAGATCGTTAAGGCTAGAAAGGTTCATGTAGAATTACTCAATAACAACCGCTAAAATAGTTCAAACACAATAAACGAAATATTACATGCGTCGTAATAAAATAGGAACAAAGATGCTACAATTTTTAAGAAATGAGAGAGGTTACGTaccatgttattattattgtgccGATCGTATGAAACTGTAATTACGATTGACTGACCATATGTCCAATACATCcgtatttaaacaattattatcgTTGAGTCTGACTAACCgttatgacaatatatttagATTTCCCCGATATGTGAAAAGGTGTTGCCAAagcaaaaatatgaaaataaacgtttattaaaaacaatggaTATCTTGGAGACGTAAACCAAAAAGATCGATCGAAATGCATCTATATGTGGAAACATGATTAATTGATAATCACTATAACAGAATACCTTCTTTGATATgacataaatgaaaatattgtctATGCTTCTAAATAAATGCTATCACAAACCTCTGAAATCCCCAATTAGAACTCGGGGAATTACTTTTTTGTGCTTTGCTAGTGATGTCACATTACGTAGATAGATTCAAACTTGCAGTATACATCTAATTATGGCATGTGCGCGtagtttatatttacttacagtTGAAACCGGCTATAACGACATCGTTTATAACGACCAAATGGCGAAGTCCCTCCCGAAGCTCTGTGTAAACTTATACACTGTACAGCTTATAGGACACTGGATAAAGCGACTAAAATCGTCGGAATTTATCACGAATAACGATCAATCTTCATATTAATatccaaaaatcattcatattaATCTAAAAATGTATTGATCACTGTTGTAATGCAATGTTGTGTattgtattcaattttattattttgttttaaaaaaaaaaaaacattagctTATAAAGACTATCTGATATAGCGATTAGCAACCGTTAGGTTGTCCCAACAATATCGCTACCGGTACTCTGTagttttctattattaaatgtCTTTGTGACGTTCGAAATGCAATATTGCAGAGtattttgaagtttaaaattaaagaacacGAGTGTAGATCCTAATTTACTCAAGTGGTTATAGAGATGTTGATAGAATGACTAACGTATTTTACCACCAGACAAGTGACTTGATAGTCTTCATTGAAGATAAATTGCGTCATGATTTGCAGCGAGGTGAGTATGCtggcaaataattttagatcaaACACATGTTCAAGTGCCAAGGCCGCTTCAGAGCCGACTTCACGTGTGGCATACTGACAATTAcagttagtccattgaaaagttacatttggggttgcgttttttagaggacgcaattttatttttttttaagtgtggGGGTGGTcaatgtaaagctaaaaccaagtttgtggggtcgccacccttgtcccacggccgccatcttgaaaataggggttgaaatggtttttacgatgtatatcttaaactatttatctgacaaaaaattataaacatttttgttgcaaattaaattctctacaactttggtccagtaactttttatcgtagaactataaataaaaaagttataagcgaaaatgttaagaaattcaatgttaagcaatgtccattgcaacgttatcagaacgtgtgtttataaggttcataatacttttttttgtactcttatTACGTACAACAAAAACCCGCGGTtctcggcttgtacgcgaattacttggatcctgaatcgctttggcacagatgaagcaattgttcacaaaaatatttttttacgaactgtttcggaagttactgtaattgcttcatctgtgccaaagcgattcaggatacaagtaattcgcgtacaagctgacaaccgcgggtttatgttgtacgtaatgagagtacaaaaaaaagtattatgaaccttataaacacacgttctgacgACGTTGCAAAGGTcgttgcttaacattgaatttcttaacattttcgcttataacttttttatttacagttctacgacaaaaagttactggactaaagttgtagagaatttaatttgcaacaaaaaatgttcataattttttgtcagataaataggttaagagatacatcgtaaaaaccatttcaatccctattttcaagatggcggccgtgggacaagggtggcgaccccaaacttagttttagctttacactgaccccccctacacttcaaaaaaataaaattgcgtcctctaaaaaacgcaaggtaagagctaaaaaatgtaacatttcaatggactaagtgTGGGAAACACAacacaacattttaataaaactccTTTTAGTTtaggtgtatttttttataaaataccaaaatatttgaCATACGTACGGACTCCAAACATGTTACAGGGCTAGAAGTGTTACAGAATAGAAAGCGTGACAGTAGATATTAGACcggttatattaaaaatatttatatatcatacaCAACTATTTGTCAACAAAGTAAACACAAACTTCCATTGACCATGTTATCAAACGATATACACGAGCACAGTTCTAGTACAAAAATCAGACTTTCATTACTCGCAAGACGTACATTACGACATAATGCGTACGATAAATATCAAGACCAATAGAAACCTAAATATACTACTCctgttaaataaaacatttactcTAGTGTTGTGAACGTGAACACAGCTTACGGGACAATCGGTCAGCCTGGGGCAAAGTAGCGTATGTctcattttaacaaaaatggaTAATGTATTCTTGGAAGTAGTAGATGTATAGGAAGCAACACCATAAACTTGGACAGATCAAcattttttcactttttttaatacttggGAATTCCCGTAGGCTCAGCCTacgatgtttctttttattgctatttttgaTCACCCATTAAATACAGGTGTTACATTCCTGTCATAATTCATACACACAAACTTCAAACACTTTATTGTGTCGATAAACAACTTTAGCACCACGCTATCCTTACTTTATGAACTTTGTCTTGAATATAAGACGATGCAGCATATACCAACACACTTTTTGCCCCATAAACTCTGTTGTATTACATAAATTTAACGTGCCTAAACAGTGTAAAGATTCTTAGTAGCGGAACTTTGCTTGACCATGGTGTCTCGGTGGACTTGGAAGCCGATCTTGCCGTGAATACCGAGCTGCTCTTTCAGTTTCCTGCCGATTTCAATGTTAGCGTGCTGTTTCGATGCGTCTGCCGTCCAGATGCCTGCAACATTGTAATGGCATTAATAAAAtgtcaatgaaataattttattattcttaatgtaAATTCTAAAGTATGAAATACCTTATTTTAGTATTGATGTTTAGTTCCTTATCGAAATGACTATGGTCCGtccatattttacatacattacattaCTAAGTACCAGAGATCGCGAACCTTCAATAGTTAACatgacatttttataacaaaaatataatatggcaTGTAACATACCATAGGACTGGTTTTACCTATCCGAATGCCcctttttagtgttttttttttttaaataatgacttGTTAACCATTAAAGATTTGCCATACCTGATAAGGGTTGTCCATTAATTAAGTGATGTTTTTAGTGACTAATCCCCTCCCACCCTGGTGATAAGCGGTGAGGATTTAGACTACCTCTCCCTCGCTTACCCCAAATCACGTGTTTCTTTTTGATACAAAGTATATCGTCATTTTTAGAATAATCTTTAGATACAGGTATAATGTGATTAAATTTTGGAAAATTAAGCATTGGGATAAAAATGTCCAGAAAAACATCAACGGTGAGTCAAAGGTCGCGCGCCGCTTTTTGGTTTAGAAATCGCGTgatcaacgaaaaataaatacacgtgaTATTTCATTAACTCTTGTgatatttcgtgattttatttccgAACCCCCCCCCCCTTTCCGAGGCTCACGTGATTAATGGATGGCCCCATATATATAGTATAGTTCAAACTCTCACCAATTTTGTCCAGCCTCGGTCGGAGATTGACGACGGCTCCGCAGATTTCGTCTGAATTTTCGAATGCTTCGCCAATTAATAGGAGGATCTGGAATCAAAGTAATTACTTGAATTTTACATGCTTAAATACAAgaaacactaattataattccTCCTTTAGATTCAACACCATGACAAGTTTGCAAACCATATTGAGCCAGTAttttggataataataatattgttataagaaTTCCTCCTATCCGAATTTCCGCCACAGCGGACAATCTCTATAGAGATCAATTAAATACAgacattatagtgcacaagtgtctTAGCAATTCATAGGTGCACTCGCTGTTCCTCTACTCTTGTAGTCCGGTGAGATAGAAACCTGACGtgaatgagtaatttttaagatgaaaaacccagtcaaaattaattttaacccaATCCGAGATTCGAATCTAAGACGTTAGTTAGCACGGTCACCGTactcgtaccgcgcacgcaacaCAACGACGCCACCGAAgcataaaatctatactattatataaagctgacgaatttgtttgtttgtgcgCGCTAATCTAAGAACTCCTAATTCCAATGggaattattttagtattggatatcctatttatcgaggatggctatataatatcacgccACGACCAATTGGATCaaagcatcaatgaaaaatgttgcaaaagcgGGGAAAATTTATCCCTTTTGATAGTTTCCACTGTGGGTACCGAGAAAATGGTTAAAGAtacgcaacaaatatgtatgacggaattattctcttaataatttctaaatcaatatatattatacaaaaagtcCCCCACCACTgtctgaatgcaataaactcaaaaactacagaATGGATTTCTATGAAacttagtatggagatagtttgggaTTCTAGGAAAGATGGTCTCCTTTTTTTATCGGGAAATTATATAGCAGGTCTTTTATCCTGGAAAGCTTTATCCaggaaatataatgttattacagCATTAATGCCTTATATTCActaatacaatacataatatgttgaaGGTGAATTATTAAGTGCTGTACTAGAAATAACACTTCATGCATTAAGTGATGACATCACCTTCATTACTCATGTACAATCTAAATAAGCACACTTTCCCCGCTGTTTGCTGACAGCAATATGAAGGATACCGTTTGCTTCTTTGAACCAATTTGGTTGGTATTTAGACAAAGAGGTTTCTTTTCCTTTTGGTATTAAACAGAAATTCCTTTTGTGGATCACTTCTATTCCGAAAATAGCAGTTATATTACATAATCCTTATAAATAGTAGCCACACCACACAGAACattgaattgcaaagcactgTTTGACTCTTTGCTGCACCCATAAGCCCAAAACATTGGGTTTTAGCAAATATAAATGGAAACCTGTAGTAATGATGAATAATgtctattatttaataatgtacaCTAATATCTCCCATAACAGCCCGTTATCtgaggatatattatataacatgacAAAACTATTTTCCACCTTATGcaataacaaaacatacatgCTTCTCTTGATGAACAGAGTGGTAAGAGCATGGAACAACCTCTCACAGGATATGGATACAGTACAAAATGTGAATGGGCTTAAGAACAAACctgacaaatattttgctagGAAGTGAGACTTGCACGATAGAAGCATATCAGTTAAACAAACTACCTAcctgataacaaataataaaaatatagtaaacatacCACATCTAGCCAGAATCTGTCAAGATCTGAGTTGCGCTGTTTCTTCTCAAGACTGACAAGCCATCGGCCGCCCATCTTGTTGGCGTCGTCTTCCCACATGGGTCGGATGCCTTGCTTGAACACTGCATAGTCATGACCCTGACGCAGCTCAGATGGTAGCTTGATATGGTGGTATAATctgaaatcaatttatttagGAATAATATTAGGGAAGTCAATTAAAGCTATGAAGCTAAATCATATTATAAGATAATtgaatccattttttttttattctggcatGACAAACCAGCAAGCATAATTCATCCAATTGTGCATCAATTATATTTGTACTATACCAGTAACAGAATAAGGTTGCCTTGTATTACTTgccgagtatgaaaaataaatgcaatgaaATGCTTTATTTGTTTGGGAACTATAATGCCAGACATAGACACCTtaaatataagcggcgataacctagttgggtgtgaaacggactgccgagacgaatgtccgcaggttcaaatcccaagcgcCCACAcaactgacttttctaaaaaatcatgtgcgtattctttgtgaatttattgttcgctttaatggtgaatgACAACAACATGAGGagacctgcacatctgagaaattctctataggaatttcgaaggtgtgtcaagtctaccaatacgcactaggccagcgtggtggactaaggcctaatccctctcagtagtagaggaggcccgtgctcagcagtgggcaagtatataatacagggctgatattattagacACCTTAAAACTAAATTGTCTTCATTGTGTTGAGGGTTATAAAATGAAGATAAATACATCATCTTCTATGTCCCATGGCTTGTCatcattgattatatttattgcaattatgAATATCTATTACAATATcgaattaaaacatattttttttatttattaaaacatctgGGAATGTTGGGGGCttagtgttataatatattattacatgagAGAAAATTGGACAAATAAATTTGTGGTCCCACATATAAGAGTACTATTGTATTCTCACTCATTTAGCAATTATTGTGCACCAAGAAAGACTTGTATTAAATTTCAGACCATGATTGTATTATTTTGCATTCACCCtcattattagattttttattgaaagacaGATTCAgttctttttaaaacaatactgTGTCACTTTGCCTCTTTGAATCAATAACATTAGAAGTCCACAAGATTCTCATATTCTGGATAATACATTCTTGAGGCAAAGTGGAAATTTAATAACTCTTATtagtattcaaataatattccaTGCAAACTTTCAAACttcctttattaaatttacttcttaggtgttatttaattattatctatagatAGTTGCTCTACTGAACACAAACATCTCCACCACATTAATATTggttacaaaataacaaaatattacctCCAAAAATCTTCCACCGTATCGAATGTGGTCAACTCAATAAGATTTTCCTCccatgttttgtttctgtcgTTATCGTAAAACCAGAGGCTCCATGTGTTCTGCAGCGGATGTTTGATGAGAAACTCTGGCGGCACCTCAGCATTGTTGTTGGCTTTCGTCTCAGTCGTCGCGGACCCCTTGAATAGACAAGTCATTTTGCATCAATTATAACCTACAAAATCTTTGCCAAGCCTACTTCGGTAAACGACGATATCCTTAATTATGTCCTAATAACTGTTTGATCGCGTGCACTTTGATGTAAATCATCAAAAAACTCCGCTAACATGAAGCAAATGCTTTAGTGAAAGTTAATACAGCCACATCAGCATAGCACCAGAAAATAGAGCCAATATATCAGAATAAGCACTAAATACGGGTAGGCCATATAATCCCAACACTCAACTAATGAAATCTACCCACCTCTACTTCTTCTGTATTATTTCCAGCCATGTCACAAAAATCTCACGATGCAAATTTTTTACGAAAAGAACGAACGACAGACAATGCGGTGTTGCAAACCTAggcattatttctttttatttatcttttgttgCCATCACAATATTACTCTATATAGCCAGCATTATgtattagatattaaataagacgaatatctttgtaatataagatataaaaataataaaccactttaagtactataatattatatgttttatgaaaaaaaattggtggattaattacattatttattagaattatttttcgtaataGAAACATTTACAGAAAACCGTCATGTAACTGTCAGTTCACTGAAAATTTCATTTTCCGGTTTAAGGGAGTAGGTTCGTAAGTGTccttacttataattaaatcgctaatttcgatataataatctaaattacttTGTAAAAAGTCAATCTAAACATTTTGAATATGTCGGTGCAAACTCTGCTTTTGGATTTCTCCATCGACCCCGCCCGCTTGGGAGATGAAAATGGACAGAAGTCGGTATTCAATCAATTGCAGACTGTATTGAAAGATTTCATACCAAATTTGATTCTTGCCGCTGATATTAAACTAGAAGGCGGCTGTCAGAAGTTACTAACGGGGAAAAAGGGTTGCACGGTATCCGTGCGAATGTTCGATCGAGGCCTGATCACTGtaaatattgagttttataaagaggaaaatgaGGAGCCCCTTATAAACTTGAAGGTAAGCATGCGCAGATGCTTCTATAACTACTTGTGTGATTATATCTGAGTGTGGTGTATAACATTACAGCTTTATTGGATGCTGTATTGTATGTAACATAAGATGGTACAATTATCCACACTTACTGCATTTGAGGTCAATACAGCCATGCTCTATACAAGAAAAGAGGTTGTGATAAATTATAAACCTTATAAGActtgtattacaataatattaacacttCATGGAACCAGCAATATCTGAATTATCTGATAGATAATTAAATGCTATCGAAGCATTTTATAtcgatgaaataataataacaagaaaatcaatttcttatttgattttaaatcatttataaataaaaatattaaaaaaaaatacaattgtatgATAAAGATTCCAcacatatgaaataaatttatacaagtaattaAAGTGTATAACATTGGTGGAGTAAAAAAATAGCATGattatatgtattgtataatgcttataaattataaaagcattACAGTGTGTATTGCATTGTCTAGCCAAAACCTATAAGCGAAGCTATAACTAACTGACTACAAGTCAATTACAATAAAGAATCTGCTTCACACAATTTTTGTTACATATCAAATGGTTATAAACAGCGATACTACAATACATAGGTTACTCcacaaatgtaataatttacttttacctGTTTTCACCTACCTAACCTTATGAGAGGCATTAACAACAAAGTGGTATCATGAACAACAATACATTCCAATATTGCAACAATATTAAGTCCATTAATTCCTTAATTGGTATGTTGGGTGAAAACAAGCATTAAGATAATGTACTTAAGGTTGAGCGTAAGGTGTTGTTTTCTAGAAGGGTAAACTACTGGAAAATTCGATAAGAGTGTCACTGGCGTGTAAAAGGGTTAAATTGTTGCCACCAATCAGACGAGGCAATAGATTAGACGTATACCTTATGAGCTCAGGTCAGAGAAGCAACCCTTATTTTCTGTTTCTGCATTGACCCTTAGTTGTATGTCATTAATGTTACCAATTTGTGATTGTTTTTGCtgtaatttttatgataatgaatatttagttttcaaatCATTTGTGTTATGTACACAGTTATGTTTGTTATCATAATGGGCTAGCTAGTATAAATTTATTAGCAAATGTTAGGTAAGATAATGCTCTGCTTTTACATTGTTATAGATTCACATAGGATTTTATTAATAGCTATAAAATCTAtgtacatatttgttatttatttaagtgatAAATTGAAAATAGATGCAAGTAATAAGTGGAATTTCCATATATGatgatgtaattgttttttaaattctgattttcctctttatttgtagtattaaacatataatttatagttaatttCAAATGTATATATGTGTATTGTCACAGTTAAAACTTTAGCAGTAGGATGTAATG
Coding sequences:
- the LOC115452435 gene encoding eukaryotic translation initiation factor 4E1, with protein sequence MAGNNTEEVEGSATTETKANNNAEVPPEFLIKHPLQNTWSLWFYDNDRNKTWEENLIELTTFDTVEDFWRLYHHIKLPSELRQGHDYAVFKQGIRPMWEDDANKMGGRWLVSLEKKQRNSDLDRFWLDVILLLIGEAFENSDEICGAVVNLRPRLDKIGIWTADASKQHANIEIGRKLKEQLGIHGKIGFQVHRDTMVKQSSATKNLYTV